A window of the Oryza brachyantha chromosome 5, ObraRS2, whole genome shotgun sequence genome harbors these coding sequences:
- the LOC102721076 gene encoding kinesin-like protein KIN-13A: MGDSGDAVMARWLQSAGLQHLAASSAGAGVGGGGGGDPRGGALGGAGGGSLLPSLLMQGYGPQSIEEKQRLYMLLRSLNFNGETAPPSISEPYTPTAQSFGGGNSLEGFYSPELRGELGAGLLDLHAMDDTELLSEDVASEPFEPSPFIPKEIDEDDDDMIPGSQQGPADNYNAVASEKESTSRENNVAKIKVVVRKRPLNRKEVSRKEEDIITVHDSSFLTVHEPKLKVDLTAYVEKHEFCFDAVLDEHVSNDEVYRETVEPVIPIIFQRTKATCFAYGQTGSGKTYTMQPLPLRAAQDMVRLLHQPVYRNQNFKLWLSYFEIYGGKLFDLLSDRRQLLMREDGKKQVCIVGLQEFEVSDVQIVKEYIERGNAARSTGSTGANEESSRSHAILQLAVKKHIIVTDTRRQRDRDANESKNTKAVGKISFIDLAGSERGADTTDNDRQTRIEGAEINKSLLALKECIRALDNDQIHIPFRGSKLTEVLRDSFVGNSRTVMISCISPNAGSCEHTLNTLRYADRVKSLSKGGNTRKEQPAGPTMPSIRDSSSAPSYPISVETEEIVNQIQEKRPVETSRKAAEIFSSNSSMEPDRNSVSMIPSYSNRGKEENGSSGLNDRDKDRVDLNSSRTGYNSKPQPVQNSANVQEEEKVTKVSPPRRKAYRDDRPERQSNYTKKDSGPETSRTGYKVQQAKQLQQQQRPTSASASQTSSRQSEKESSCDDVEIDAILEEEEALIAAHRKEIENTMEIVREEMNLLAEVDQPGSLIDNYVTQLSFLLSRKAAGLVSLQARLARFQHRLKEQEILSRKKSSR; the protein is encoded by the exons ATGGGGGACTCCGGGGATGCCGTCATGGCGCGGTGGCTCCAGTCCGCGGGGCTGCAGCACCtcgcggcctcctccgccggcgccggtgttgggggcggcggtggaggcgacCCGCGTGGCGGGGCCCTCGGTGGCGCCGGTGGGGGTAGCTTGCTGCCGAGCCTGCTCATGCAG GGATATGGACCACAGTCCATTGAAGAGAAGCAAAGGCTTTATATGCTGCTGAGAAGCTTGAATTTTAATGGAGAGACTGCGCCTCCTTCAATTTCTGAGCCCTATACACCAACGGCTCAGAGCTTTGGTGGTGGGAATTCCCTAGAGGGATTTTATTCACCTGAGCTTAGAGGTGAACTTGGAGCTGGCCTTCTGGATCTTCATGCTATGGATGACACTGAGCTACTTTCTGAG GACGTAGCTTCAGAACCATTTGAGCCTTCACCCTTTATACCAAAGGAAATCgatgaggatgatgatgaCATGATTCCAGGAAGCCAGCAAGGCCCAGCAGATAACTATAATGCAGTGGCCAGTGAAAAAGAGAGCACTTCCAGAGAAAATAATGTAGCAAAGATCAAAGTTGTG GTAAGGAAGAGACCTCTGAACAGAAAGGAGGTATCTCGTAAGGAAGAGGATATCATAACTGTGCATGATTCATCATTTTTGACAGTCCATGAACCTAAGCTGAAG GTGGACTTAACagcttatgtggagaagcatgaattttgttttgatgCCGTCCTGGATGAGCATGTTTCGAATGATGAG GTGTACCGCGAGACTGTGGAGCCTGTTATACCAATAATATTCCAAAGAACAAAAGCAACATGCTTTGCTTATGGTCAAACAG GTAGTGGCAAGACATACACGATGCAACCTTTGCCTCTGAGAGCTGCACAAGACATGGTTCGTCTTTTGCATCAACCTGTATACcggaatcaaaattttaagctGTGGCTTAGCTACTTTGAGATATATGGCGGGAAGCTCTTTGATCTTCTCTCCGACAGAAG ACAACTCCTGATGAGGGAAGATGGCAAGAAACAAGTTTGCATTGTCGGTCTGCAGGAATTCGAGGTTTCTGATGTTCAGATCGTCAAGGAGTATATTGAGAGAGGAAATGCTGCACGGAGTACAGGGTCAACAGGGGCCAATGAAGAATCATCAAGGTCACATGCTATTCTGCAGCTGGCTGTCAAGAAGCATATCATAGTAACTGATACCAGGCGACAAAGAGATcgggatgctaatgaatccaAAAACACAAAGGCTGTGGggaaaatttcatttattgatcTTGCAGGAAGCGAGCGTGGGGCTGACACAACAGACAACGATAGGCAGACAAG AATTGAAGGAGCTGAGATAAACAAGAGCCTGCTTGCTCTGAAGGAATGCATTCGGGCGCTAGATAACGATCAGATACATATACCTTTCAGAGGAAGCAAGCTTACGGAAGTTCTTCGTGACTCATTTGTTGGTAACTCTAGGACGGTTATGATCTCTTGCATTTCTCCAAATGCAGGTTCATGTGAACACACATtaaataccttgagatatgCTGACAG GGTTAAAAGTCTTTCGAAGGGTGGCAATACAAGAAAAGAGCAGCCTGCTGGGCCAACTATGCCTTCCATCAGGGATTCTTCATCTGCCCCTTCATATCCTATTTCCGTCGAAACTGAGGAAATTGTGAACCAGATTCAAGAGAAGAGACCTGTTGAAACTTCTAGGAAGGCTGCTGAAATTTTTTCCTCAAACTCTTCTATGGAACCTGACAGGAATTCTGTTAGTATGATACCAAGTTATTCTAAtagaggaaaagaagaaaatggtTCATCTGGTTTGAATGACAGAGATAAGGATAGGGTTGATCTGAATTCCAGTCGAACTGGCTACAACAGTAAACCACAGCCTGTTCAGAATTCAGCAAATGTGCAAGAAGAGGAAAAGGTTACAAAAGTTTCTCCTCCTCGGAGAAAGGCTTATAGGGACGACAGACCTGAAAGGCAGAGTAACTACACAAAGAAGGATAGTGGGCCTGAGACAAGTAGGACTGGGTATAAGGTTCAGCAGGCAAAGCAGTTGCAACAGCAACAACGGCCGACATCTGCTTCAGCTTCTCAGACTTCATCAAGGCAATCTGAAAAGGAAAGTTCTTGTGATGATGTGGAAATAGACGCTATTCTTGAG GAAGAGGAGGCCCTCATAGCAGCACACAGGAAGGAAATTGAGAACACTATGGAGATTGTGCGGGAA gagatgaaccttttggcaGAAGTTGATCAGCCAGGCAGTCTTATTGACAACTATGTAACACAACTGAGTTTCCTTCTGTCACGCAAGGCTGCAGGCTTGGTCAGCCTCCAAGCACGCCTGGCACGGTTTCAGCATCGCCTCAAAGAACAGGAGATCCTTAGCCGTAAGAAATCTTCCAGATAG